Proteins encoded within one genomic window of Methanothrix harundinacea 6Ac:
- a CDS encoding P-loop ATPase, Sll1717 family, whose amino-acid sequence MPTKQNTTQLIADLSQIMVAWAEWEDEGKFRKTFYPVPEHIRAFDPSVILVIGPRGSGKSELFRAVIKLDLMPAIQRCLPDARLPFKEMDRITWIAAYPAESHFPGTLELERFLIDDNPDPERPPMEIWFAYLVRFLWDHLSQEDQKSLEILKDIDGGDIDKIYSVFKSLKNAPSLALDHLDAKLEREDRYIFVGYDELETLGAKNWVAMSSAIRGLVAFWADYTRRWHRLRAKIFLRTDLFQRYAIEGGPDLAKLAANRVELHWNDKNLYAMLLKRIANGSEDLWQYVKTSRGIKFFDDPILGHVPYPVTEEDIRPLIKKMAGEFMGATIKKGYTHLWILNHIRDGRGQALPRPLVRLLAVAADTQKNSPRNLKWPRLVDHISLRRALDRVSEEHVTHSKDEWPWLLDLKTSVKGQQVPLVRKEFEEILEKTLFYKGNTLQKIQFESEKSLQKALPANNAHEMIDYLVEVGIFRERTRERIDVPDLFLSGLGLKRKGGVRKK is encoded by the coding sequence ATGCCCACGAAACAGAACACAACCCAGCTTATTGCAGATTTATCCCAAATAATGGTTGCTTGGGCGGAATGGGAAGACGAAGGCAAGTTTCGTAAGACATTTTATCCTGTACCTGAGCATATCAGGGCTTTTGATCCAAGTGTTATTTTGGTTATTGGACCACGTGGCTCAGGCAAATCCGAGCTTTTTCGTGCTGTGATTAAACTTGATCTGATGCCAGCAATTCAGAGATGCTTGCCTGATGCGAGACTACCATTTAAGGAGATGGACCGCATTACATGGATTGCGGCTTATCCTGCCGAAAGTCACTTTCCAGGGACCCTAGAACTTGAGAGATTTCTTATTGATGATAATCCTGATCCAGAACGACCGCCGATGGAGATCTGGTTTGCCTATCTGGTTAGATTCCTCTGGGATCACCTGAGTCAAGAAGATCAGAAATCATTAGAGATTCTCAAAGACATTGACGGCGGAGACATAGATAAAATATATAGCGTCTTTAAGTCCCTTAAGAATGCTCCTAGTCTAGCGTTGGATCATCTAGATGCTAAACTTGAGCGTGAAGACCGATACATCTTCGTAGGCTATGATGAACTGGAAACGTTAGGCGCCAAAAATTGGGTGGCGATGAGCAGTGCCATACGTGGTCTGGTCGCATTTTGGGCGGACTATACACGTAGGTGGCACAGACTTCGGGCCAAGATATTTCTCAGGACGGATCTCTTTCAGCGGTACGCCATAGAGGGCGGACCTGATCTTGCGAAGCTGGCAGCTAATCGGGTTGAACTACACTGGAACGATAAAAACCTTTATGCCATGCTCTTGAAGCGCATTGCCAACGGCAGCGAGGATCTATGGCAGTATGTAAAAACTTCACGCGGAATTAAGTTCTTTGACGATCCCATCCTTGGACACGTACCATATCCTGTCACGGAAGAGGATATTAGGCCATTGATTAAAAAGATGGCCGGGGAGTTCATGGGAGCTACGATAAAAAAGGGATACACTCACCTCTGGATCTTAAATCACATAAGAGACGGGCGAGGACAGGCTCTCCCCAGACCTCTTGTCCGTCTGCTAGCTGTAGCTGCAGATACCCAAAAGAACTCACCACGTAACCTAAAGTGGCCAAGGCTCGTGGATCATATATCTTTAAGAAGGGCTCTAGACCGAGTATCTGAAGAACATGTGACGCATTCTAAGGATGAATGGCCTTGGTTGCTGGACCTCAAAACATCTGTGAAGGGCCAACAAGTACCCTTGGTTAGAAAAGAGTTTGAGGAAATTCTGGAGAAAACTCTGTTTTACAAAGGAAATACTCTGCAGAAAATACAATTTGAAAGCGAAAAATCTCTGCAGAAAGCGCTCCCAGCCAACAATGCTCATGAGATGATAGATTATCTGGTTGAGGTAGGTATCTTCAGGGAGCGCACGAGAGAGAGAATAGACGTGCCAGATTTATTTCTTTCCGGGCTGGGATTGAAGCGCAAGGGTGGGGTTAGGAAGAAATAA
- a CDS encoding KGGVGR-motif variant AAA ATPase produces MMGKHMDEARQSTINYLRSLIDEVKPIERVVLIDDIFGLLRVVLWLKTDDKDELRKRINEELKEKASPYWSEEIYFAPSEDEVEELFYERAWNEGLNDDSSESLRIVDRYRSHGSWLQSTVKSPWKVTGKRGGPPIIVFYSFKGGVGRSTALSSFAIQRTRMGEKVTVIDFDLDAPGIGVLLAADSKGTTAPWGVLDYMLERPYGKVVLGDYVHACRREEVTGSGEIKVIPAGQMDERYPSKLSRIDFEIPQNGQKLHPFILLLNQIRDELKPDWLLIDARAGLSEAAGLLLGGLAHMYVVFGTSSEQSWQGIRLILRRLGYQRVLEGESQLECLLVQAMITDVSEVAKSAIESFKDRARDEFAQYYYSADPENEEDEEDKDFWYVRDSDDEYAPHVPVAIRYQQFLAHFDVIDDVADRLTESPGYPDLAERITSRFGK; encoded by the coding sequence ATGATGGGAAAACATATGGACGAGGCACGCCAGTCAACTATTAATTATCTCCGGAGTTTGATAGACGAAGTAAAACCCATTGAACGGGTAGTTTTGATTGATGACATCTTTGGATTGCTCAGAGTTGTTTTATGGCTCAAAACTGATGACAAAGATGAGCTACGCAAGAGGATAAATGAGGAACTTAAGGAAAAAGCGTCTCCGTATTGGAGCGAAGAGATTTATTTTGCACCTTCTGAGGACGAAGTGGAGGAATTATTTTATGAACGGGCATGGAACGAAGGCTTAAATGACGATTCTAGCGAAAGTCTGCGCATCGTAGATCGGTACAGAAGCCATGGCTCGTGGCTGCAAAGTACAGTTAAATCTCCTTGGAAAGTAACTGGGAAGAGAGGAGGTCCACCTATTATAGTATTCTACTCATTCAAAGGAGGGGTGGGTAGAAGCACAGCGCTTTCATCTTTTGCGATTCAAAGAACCAGAATGGGTGAGAAAGTAACAGTAATAGATTTTGACTTAGATGCCCCTGGAATAGGCGTTCTTCTCGCAGCTGACAGCAAGGGGACTACAGCGCCTTGGGGCGTTCTAGACTACATGTTAGAGCGGCCCTATGGTAAAGTTGTTTTAGGGGACTATGTCCATGCCTGTAGAAGAGAGGAGGTTACCGGTTCTGGTGAAATAAAGGTTATTCCAGCGGGGCAAATGGATGAACGTTATCCATCGAAGTTATCAAGGATCGACTTTGAGATACCCCAAAATGGCCAAAAATTGCATCCATTTATTCTATTGCTTAATCAGATTCGTGATGAGCTGAAACCTGATTGGCTACTTATAGACGCAAGGGCCGGTTTATCCGAAGCTGCCGGACTCCTCTTAGGTGGATTAGCTCATATGTATGTTGTTTTCGGCACGTCTTCTGAACAGAGCTGGCAGGGGATTAGGTTAATTCTTCGGCGGTTGGGATATCAGAGGGTGCTAGAAGGTGAAAGCCAGTTGGAGTGTCTTCTTGTGCAGGCTATGATTACTGATGTTAGCGAGGTCGCAAAGAGTGCCATTGAAAGTTTCAAGGATAGAGCGAGAGACGAATTCGCGCAATATTACTATTCAGCAGATCCAGAGAATGAAGAGGATGAAGAAGATAAAGATTTTTGGTACGTAAGAGACTCAGATGATGAATATGCACCTCATGTTCCTGTAGCCATACGTTACCAGCAGTTCCTCGCCCACTTTGATGTGATCGACGATGTTGCGGACCGGCTGACAGAATCCCCAGGTTATCCAGATCTTGCAGAACGAATAACCAGTAGGTTCGGCAAATAG
- a CDS encoding HEPN domain-containing protein — translation MKQSTGEDYPEAAKKHLRDAKELLKRSRYDGAAYLSGYVVECTLKTMIQVEIGSPKRTHKLSDLKGNVLSLAALSGAKTARYALPKGHWQLLSSRSGWNTLIRYSPAGSISQAKSKEWLKEADTIYNSVVVPMRLDGVI, via the coding sequence ATGAAGCAAAGCACGGGGGAGGATTATCCAGAAGCGGCTAAAAAACATCTTCGTGATGCTAAAGAACTCCTGAAAAGAAGTCGTTATGATGGTGCAGCATACTTGTCAGGTTATGTTGTAGAATGTACTCTTAAGACCATGATACAAGTGGAAATTGGATCTCCAAAAAGAACACACAAGCTAAGTGATTTAAAGGGAAATGTGTTATCATTGGCTGCACTGTCAGGTGCAAAAACTGCTAGATACGCACTCCCCAAGGGACATTGGCAATTGTTATCTTCCAGAAGTGGGTGGAATACTTTAATACGATATTCTCCAGCCGGAAGCATCTCACAAGCTAAATCGAAGGAGTGGCTGAAAGAGGCAGATACGATTTATAATTCAGTAGTGGTTCCTATGCGTCTAGACGGGGTGATATGA
- a CDS encoding C25 family cysteine peptidase, protein MKKSSAHLLALVAFLLSLTVFTAAGAPASFDKTTSELAVAVPSRTADARAVIYPCAFEGRVTDEETGDPIPGVAVTFLRGDDRRSWTATTGSSGSFRVAVPEGSYSYITAHRDYIMESSSPELVSVRAPYTKRVRGAGGIVREITVTSESMRVIDVGMEPRPRYVLLVTTSLLRDTAALEDAVDGYIETVDRTDGLDARYIVLDSSQCLRDYGARVADPTDWHEIRDALETISEETGPAYIILLGGEAVVPRPLTVTIDGRIWYLPTDAWYVDFDEDGVVDEGFVVSRLADLSTESSGIVAALETAIDLHESGGYGLRPEVWFSTRCWLSPPIGLGDACDEGDASCGPCRATPPYGVCDGCSMREETFDLISNSDYVVFMGHGSPDSFSTNDRVPIFRVENVEDADLATNHPVITGYVSCNTGLLYRDRQSFGTEFLRAGAAAFVARNTEQGTPSHFAALFPDYISGTGPQGTYRIGDALFELMRESVLRAGDSEKPAAAQLSIYGDPTLKRNPREMLRFSRPAMKAIM, encoded by the coding sequence ATGAAAAAAAGTTCGGCTCATCTTCTCGCTCTCGTGGCGTTCCTTTTATCGCTGACGGTTTTCACGGCCGCCGGAGCGCCTGCATCCTTCGATAAGACCACCTCGGAGCTGGCCGTCGCCGTGCCGTCGAGGACCGCCGACGCCAGAGCCGTAATCTACCCGTGCGCCTTCGAGGGGAGGGTCACGGACGAGGAGACCGGTGACCCGATCCCGGGCGTCGCCGTCACCTTTCTCCGAGGCGACGATCGGCGCTCCTGGACGGCGACCACCGGCAGCTCCGGGAGCTTTCGGGTGGCGGTCCCGGAGGGGAGCTACTCGTACATAACGGCCCACAGGGACTACATCATGGAGTCGAGCAGCCCCGAGCTCGTCAGCGTCCGCGCCCCCTACACTAAAAGAGTCCGTGGGGCGGGCGGGATCGTCCGGGAGATCACCGTCACCAGCGAGAGCATGAGGGTGATCGACGTCGGGATGGAGCCCCGGCCCCGGTACGTCCTCCTCGTCACGACCAGCCTCTTGAGGGATACGGCAGCCCTCGAAGACGCCGTGGACGGGTACATCGAGACGGTCGACCGGACCGACGGGCTTGATGCAAGGTACATCGTCCTCGACTCTTCGCAATGCTTGAGGGATTACGGCGCCCGCGTGGCCGATCCTACAGACTGGCACGAGATCAGGGATGCCCTGGAGACGATATCTGAGGAGACGGGGCCCGCCTACATAATCCTCCTGGGAGGAGAGGCGGTCGTCCCGAGGCCCCTCACCGTCACCATCGACGGCAGAATCTGGTACCTCCCCACCGACGCCTGGTACGTCGACTTCGACGAAGACGGGGTCGTAGACGAGGGGTTCGTCGTCAGCAGGCTTGCCGACCTCTCGACGGAGTCCTCGGGGATCGTCGCGGCCCTCGAGACCGCCATCGACCTCCATGAATCCGGCGGGTATGGGCTGAGACCGGAGGTCTGGTTCAGCACCAGATGCTGGCTATCCCCGCCGATCGGCCTCGGCGACGCCTGCGATGAGGGCGACGCCTCCTGCGGCCCCTGCCGGGCGACGCCCCCCTACGGGGTCTGCGACGGCTGTAGCATGAGAGAAGAGACCTTCGACCTGATATCGAACAGCGACTACGTCGTCTTCATGGGCCACGGAAGCCCCGACTCCTTCTCCACCAACGATCGCGTCCCGATATTCAGGGTAGAGAACGTCGAGGACGCGGATCTCGCAACAAACCACCCGGTGATAACCGGCTACGTCTCCTGCAACACCGGCCTTCTCTACCGGGATCGTCAGAGCTTCGGAACGGAGTTTCTGCGGGCCGGAGCGGCGGCCTTCGTCGCGAGGAACACAGAGCAAGGGACTCCCAGCCACTTCGCCGCCCTCTTTCCGGATTACATATCCGGGACCGGCCCCCAGGGAACCTACAGGATCGGAGACGCCCTCTTCGAGCTGATGCGGGAATCGGTCTTGAGGGCGGGCGATTCGGAGAAGCCGGCCGCAGCCCAGCTCTCCATCTACGGCGACCCCACCCTCAAGAGAAACCCGCGAGAGATGCTTCGCTTTTCAAGGCCGGCCATGAAGGCGATAATGTGA
- a CDS encoding DNA polymerase II large subunit, with translation MNSTEYFEVLEAGLASGMEVAGRARRQGKDPSLWVEVPTAVDLAERVEKLIGIEGIAARVRELEAEGMSREEAALAIGSDFAAGRIGSFSSKIEAIDGAIRTSVALLTEGVVAAPIEGIAKVDLGKNDDGTEYLKVYYAGPIRSAGGTAQALSVLVADCVRREVGIDRYKPRPDEVERYVEEIGLYRRVAGLQYAPSDDEIRTLVRNCPICIEGEPTEEEEVSGFRDLERIETNRIRGGVALVSAEGIALKRPKLKKHVTKLAIEGWDWLDELASGGKKDGGGTSEKFLRDIIAGRPVFSHPHRPGGFRLRYGRSRNTGLAAAGFSPATMILLQDFLAAGTQVKVELPGKAAAVSPVSSIEGPTVRLKNGDLVRVDSAEEAVLLRGEVAKIVDVGEVLISFGDFLENNRTLAPGSYCFEWWAAELAEAGGDPAGLEAPSGEEAIEISSRWRVPLHPAHTHLWHDLSPEGYLRLREAVSSAGEMGDGALSLPLAVKEELETLLVLHRVREERLIVPDPAPLLLCLGVEAEGLRLRELPGEPVSEIQDEGADGDAIVGGEPAPRTSLDLVNQVAGIRVMARAPTRVGSRMGRPEKSDKREMRPPPHVLFPTGDAGGKSRSVGECAKNHVGNGKVGIIETSIGKRGCPQCGAETHEFLCRCGAHTLPKRSCPVCHQPGKEKCPRCGRPTTAADEMRLDVKELYHRALAHLHEREPELVRGVLGLTSRDKTPESLEKGVLRAKHGVYIFKDGTVRYDLTDLPLTHFRPREVHADVSRLRELGYAEDIYGEPLRDEEQVLELLVQDVILSFDAGEYLLKVAAFVDEELEKFYGLERFYNARAPDDLIGCLLVGLAPHTSAGVLCRLIGYTTASAGYGHPFFHAAKRRNCDGDEDCVMLLMDALLNFSMSYLPEKRGGKMDAPLVMTTRLDPSEVDGEAHNLDLPSRYPLEFYRATLTGASPKEVEGLIDLVSKRLGTEAQYRGFKFTHDTYDIAAGPKNSAYKTLETMIDKMDAQLALARSIRAVDERDVATRVINSHFLPDLIGNLRAFSRQKVRCVKCGAKFRRPLLSDVCPKCGGRVILTVHEGSVRKYLEVSMKVAEEFGVDDYTKQRLELIKMDIDSLFHNDKSKQTGLADFM, from the coding sequence TTGAACTCCACCGAGTACTTCGAGGTGCTGGAGGCGGGGCTCGCTTCCGGTATGGAGGTCGCCGGCAGAGCCCGACGCCAGGGCAAAGATCCCAGCCTCTGGGTGGAGGTGCCGACTGCCGTCGACCTGGCGGAGAGGGTCGAGAAGCTGATCGGGATCGAGGGGATCGCCGCCAGGGTCCGGGAGCTGGAGGCGGAGGGGATGAGCCGGGAGGAGGCGGCCCTCGCCATAGGCTCCGACTTCGCCGCAGGAAGGATCGGGAGCTTCTCGTCGAAGATCGAGGCGATCGACGGCGCCATCAGAACCTCCGTCGCCCTCCTCACTGAGGGGGTGGTGGCAGCCCCCATCGAGGGGATCGCCAAGGTGGACCTGGGGAAGAACGACGACGGGACCGAGTACCTCAAGGTCTACTACGCGGGGCCGATCAGGTCCGCCGGGGGGACGGCCCAGGCCCTCTCCGTCCTCGTCGCCGACTGCGTCCGGCGGGAGGTGGGGATCGACCGGTACAAGCCGAGGCCCGATGAGGTGGAGAGGTACGTCGAGGAGATCGGCCTCTACCGGCGGGTCGCAGGCCTCCAGTACGCTCCATCCGACGACGAGATCAGGACCCTGGTTCGTAACTGTCCGATCTGCATCGAGGGGGAGCCGACGGAGGAGGAGGAGGTCTCGGGGTTCCGGGACCTGGAGAGGATCGAGACGAACCGGATCCGGGGCGGCGTCGCCCTCGTCTCCGCCGAGGGGATCGCCCTCAAGAGGCCGAAGCTGAAGAAGCACGTGACGAAGCTCGCAATCGAGGGCTGGGACTGGCTCGACGAGCTCGCCAGCGGCGGAAAGAAGGATGGTGGCGGCACCAGCGAGAAGTTCCTCCGGGACATCATCGCCGGAAGGCCGGTCTTCAGCCACCCCCACCGCCCCGGGGGGTTTCGGCTGAGGTACGGAAGGAGCCGGAATACCGGCCTTGCAGCCGCCGGCTTCAGCCCTGCGACTATGATCCTCCTCCAGGATTTCCTCGCCGCCGGGACCCAGGTGAAGGTGGAGCTCCCGGGGAAGGCGGCGGCCGTCTCCCCGGTCTCCAGCATCGAGGGGCCGACGGTGAGGCTCAAAAATGGCGACCTCGTCCGGGTCGACTCCGCCGAGGAGGCGGTCCTCCTCCGGGGCGAAGTGGCTAAGATCGTCGACGTCGGGGAGGTCCTGATCAGCTTCGGCGACTTTCTCGAGAACAACAGGACCCTCGCCCCCGGATCCTACTGCTTCGAGTGGTGGGCGGCGGAGCTCGCCGAGGCGGGGGGCGACCCTGCCGGCCTCGAGGCGCCTTCCGGCGAGGAGGCGATAGAGATCTCGAGCCGGTGGAGGGTCCCCCTCCACCCGGCCCACACCCACCTATGGCACGACCTCTCCCCCGAAGGGTACCTCCGGCTGAGGGAGGCCGTCTCCTCCGCCGGGGAGATGGGGGACGGAGCCCTCTCCTTGCCGCTGGCGGTGAAGGAGGAGCTGGAGACCCTCCTGGTCCTCCACAGGGTGAGGGAAGAAAGGTTGATCGTCCCCGACCCTGCCCCCCTCCTCCTCTGCCTCGGGGTCGAGGCCGAGGGGCTGAGGCTCCGGGAGCTTCCCGGAGAGCCGGTTTCAGAGATCCAGGATGAGGGCGCCGACGGAGACGCGATCGTGGGGGGAGAACCGGCACCTCGGACCTCCCTCGACCTGGTGAACCAGGTCGCCGGGATCAGGGTGATGGCGAGGGCCCCCACCAGGGTCGGCTCGAGGATGGGGAGGCCCGAGAAGTCCGACAAGAGGGAGATGAGGCCTCCCCCCCACGTCCTCTTTCCCACCGGCGATGCCGGAGGAAAGAGCCGGTCGGTGGGGGAGTGCGCCAAAAACCACGTCGGAAACGGCAAGGTCGGGATCATCGAGACCTCCATAGGAAAGAGGGGCTGCCCCCAGTGCGGCGCCGAGACCCACGAGTTCCTCTGCCGATGCGGCGCCCACACCCTCCCGAAGAGGAGCTGCCCCGTCTGCCACCAGCCAGGGAAGGAGAAGTGCCCCAGGTGTGGAAGGCCTACGACCGCCGCCGATGAGATGAGGCTCGACGTCAAAGAGCTCTACCACCGGGCTCTAGCGCACCTCCACGAGAGGGAGCCGGAGCTGGTGAGGGGGGTTTTAGGCCTCACCAGCCGGGACAAGACCCCCGAGAGCCTGGAGAAGGGGGTCCTCCGGGCCAAGCACGGGGTCTACATCTTCAAGGACGGGACGGTCAGGTACGACCTCACCGACCTCCCCCTCACCCACTTCCGCCCCCGGGAGGTCCACGCCGACGTCTCCCGCCTCCGGGAGCTCGGATACGCTGAAGACATCTATGGCGAGCCCCTGAGGGACGAAGAGCAGGTCCTGGAGCTCCTCGTCCAGGACGTCATCCTATCCTTCGACGCCGGCGAGTACCTCCTGAAGGTGGCGGCCTTCGTCGACGAGGAGCTGGAGAAGTTCTACGGCCTTGAGAGGTTCTACAACGCCAGGGCCCCCGACGACCTGATCGGATGCCTGCTGGTGGGGCTCGCCCCCCACACCTCCGCCGGCGTCCTCTGCCGTCTCATAGGCTACACAACGGCCTCGGCGGGGTACGGCCACCCCTTCTTCCACGCCGCCAAGAGGAGGAACTGCGACGGGGACGAGGACTGCGTCATGCTCCTCATGGACGCCCTCCTCAACTTCTCGATGTCGTACCTCCCGGAGAAGAGGGGCGGCAAAATGGACGCGCCCCTCGTCATGACCACCAGGCTCGACCCCTCGGAGGTGGACGGGGAGGCCCACAACCTCGACCTCCCCTCCAGGTACCCCCTGGAGTTCTACCGGGCGACGTTGACGGGAGCGTCGCCGAAGGAGGTGGAGGGGCTCATCGACCTCGTCTCGAAGAGGCTGGGGACAGAGGCCCAGTATAGGGGATTCAAGTTTACCCACGACACCTACGACATCGCCGCGGGGCCGAAGAACAGCGCCTACAAGACCCTGGAGACGATGATTGATAAGATGGACGCCCAGCTCGCCCTGGCGAGGTCGATCCGGGCCGTCGACGAGAGGGACGTGGCGACGAGGGTGATCAACTCCCACTTCCTCCCCGACCTCATCGGAAACCTCCGGGCCTTCTCCCGCCAGAAGGTCCGGTGCGTCAAGTGCGGGGCGAAGTTCCGAAGGCCGCTCTTATCCGACGTCTGCCCCAAGTGCGGCGGGCGGGTCATCCTCACCGTCCACGAGGGGAGCGTCAGAAAGTACCTGGAGGTCTCGATGAAGGTCGCCGAGGAGTTCGGGGTCGACGACTACACCAAGCAGAGGCTCGAGCTGATCAAGATGGACATCGACTCCCTCTTCCACAACGACAAGTCGAAGCAGACGGGGCTTGCGGACTTCATGTGA
- a CDS encoding PPC domain-containing DNA-binding protein: MSSVFSLSPGRHLLWSPDHGSEIVASIIDLAERLEVRCGTVAAIGALTEATLGFYDQEAHEYRTIEIERPMEIAGLLGNISIRDGRPFLHAHATLADSKGDVMGGHLTRGMVFAAEVHLQELLGTPPVRVHDPNTDLFLWRSGD; encoded by the coding sequence TTGTCTTCAGTCTTTTCGCTATCGCCGGGAAGGCACCTCCTCTGGAGCCCGGATCACGGATCGGAGATAGTCGCCTCCATAATAGACCTGGCCGAGAGGCTGGAGGTGAGGTGCGGGACGGTAGCCGCCATCGGGGCTCTGACGGAAGCGACCCTGGGTTTCTACGACCAGGAGGCCCACGAGTACAGGACGATCGAGATCGAACGCCCCATGGAGATAGCAGGCCTCCTCGGAAATATCTCCATCCGGGACGGGCGGCCCTTCCTCCACGCCCACGCCACCCTGGCGGACTCGAAAGGAGACGTCATGGGCGGCCACCTCACCCGCGGGATGGTCTTCGCCGCCGAGGTCCACCTCCAGGAGCTTTTGGGGACGCCGCCGGTGAGGGTCCACGACCCCAACACCGATCTGTTCCTCTGGAGGAGCGGCGATTGA